TTTTAATTCCACAAACATGAACAGATCAACAACCGGCAACCGGCTTTGAAACATTTTCTGAAAATCTATTAACTTTACCCTCAACCCACATCAAAATATGGCATTCCGATGCAGTTCATACCTAAAGACAACAACTATAAAGAAAGGGTCATAAAAAGTTTTGCCCGCCAAAAATTTATGGAACATATTCAGGCCCAACTCGGCCTGATAGAACCGGGTTATTGCGAAATTCAGGTCCTTTATAATATCAACATCACCCAACAACATGCTTTTTTCCATGCCGGAATTGTCGGCACTGTTGCAGATAATGCAGCCGGTTATGCAGCCTTTTCTCTGATGCAAAATAACTCTTCCGTACTGACCGTTGAGTTTAAACTCAATTTGCTTTCGCCGGCAAAAGGGGAATTGTTGATCGGAAAATCGCGCGTTTTGAAATATGGAAAAACCCTGACGGTTTGCCGTTCAGATGTGTTTGTGGTCAACAACGGATTGGAAAAACTATGTGCCGCTTCTCAATCTACCTTGATTGAATTGCCAAACAGGGAAGATTTTTGAATTGTGAAAAAAAGATTTTTAAATTCATTAAATCTAACCTGATGCCAACTCCGATTCTTTTTTTATCTCTGTTCATTTTTGATTAAAAAAGAATTTGTCAACTTAAAGTTCATTCTTAAAATCCTTACCATGAAACTCAGGCACTTATTGTTAATTCCTTTTTTAAATTTCTTTTTAACCTTACAGGCACAACAGGTCAACCAAATTTCCATTTTTCCCGAAAACCCTGCCGAAAACGACAGCATCATCATTGTATCTGACTTGTCCTATTTCGGAGAATGTTCTTATGGCATGGTTTATTCCTATCAAACCATGATAGAAGATACCATGATACTCATTATACCCACTTATTGCGGGTACTGGCTAACCACCCCTTGCAACAGTATTGATACATTTAAGATAGGAGTTTTTCCGGTTGGCAATTACACGCTGCGCATAGAATATCATCAGGGCAGCGTTTGCCCGATTAGCGGCTTTGATGCCACGATTGCCAGTTTTGACACAGTTTTAACCGTAACCGGCACAACCGGACTTTCCATGCCCGAAACTCAGGAACCGGCGCTTTTTATCTATCCAAACCCCGCCGGCAACCAAATCATTGTTGACCTTACCGAATTTGAAAACCTTTCCGGTTTTTTGCTCATCATAACCAACCTTTCCGGACAAACCGTTTTTCAAAGCCCAGTTCATCAAACCCGTTTTTACACCGACACCTCCAACTGGGAAAAGGGAATGTATTGGATATCTGTCATCAACCCGAAGGGAAAAATCGTAGCGAAACGAAAATTTGTGATTCAATAAACAACTATGCCATCCGGTTAGCCAAAAAACACCCGCTTCAACCGAAACCTTTACCATAAATCATCAAAACCATGACTCCTTTCCATATCCTGAACGGCGATAGTCTTGCCACACAGTTAAGTCAGACCACTATACCTCCTGACTTTATTGTTTGCCGCGAATGTTTGATTGTCGGTGATGTCAGTGCCGGAAATTTGGACGAGTTTTGGGAAAAACGGGCAATGTTTATCTCATCAACCTATCGGGTTTCACCTCAGGAATATAAAACCAGAACTGTCAGCGAGTTGAACAAACTAAATAACCTGCCCCGCAATGCGGAAGTCTGTCTTTGGTTTGAAAACGACTTGTTTTGTCAGGTCAATCTGTGGTTTGTCCTTTTTTTGCTCTCCAATCGTTCCGACTTAACCCTTTACCGTATTTTTCCAATCACAGACAACGAAGCAGACCGGTGGAAAGGTTTTGGAATCGCAACTCCCGAAATTCTTGAACAGGCATACCTCGACAAGGTATTGTTTGAACCCAAAGACTTAGAACTTGGTATAAATTTATGGATCGCCTATCAACACCACAACCTCGGACTATTGACAACTTTGTCCAAACTTAAATCCCGTTGCTTCCGATTTTTGGAAGAAGTATGCCGCGCACATACAGACCGGTTTCCGGCAGACCATACTTTAGGCAGACCCGAAAGGTTCGTGCAGGAACTGATAAACTCCCAAGCCGCCGATTTTCAAACCGTGTTTTCCGTTTTTTCAGAGAAAGAAGGAATCTATGGCTTTGGCGATTCTCAACTCAAAACCATCTATGACAGTTTGAGGTAAAACTCCTGTTTTTTTAACCCCGAACCCGCTAACTTAGCAACAAAAAACTCCCCGATACTTCCTAAGTCCCAAACCCGTAGATTCGCCTCAGCTTTTCGATTTGCCGCTTAAAAACATTGCTTTTTTAAAGATTTTAATTGCGATTTTAAACATTTAAATTGCAATTTTACCCTTTTAAATTGCAATTTTAAAGAGCTAAAAATCAATTTTTGAGGCTAAAATTTCAATTTTCTTCTTTTCAATTGACATTTTCCTCTTTAAAATCTCTTTTTTCTTCGATTCAATTGCAATTTCAAAAAATTTAATTGTGGTTTGGGAGATTTTAATTGCAATTTTATTCCTTAAAATCATCATTTTCTTTCTTAAAATTGTAATTTTAGAAGTTTTAATTGAAACCTTTTTGACCCTTTTTTTCAGTGACTTTTAGTAAAAACCGAACAGGGCAGGGGTAAAACAGGGGGCAGGTAGTTGGTTTTTGACAGAACCAACGCCGTTTTTGATTTGCGGGGTGGCGTTTTTGACCGTAGGGTTGTGCTGCATGTTTTCACCACAGTAACCAAAACTGGTGTTTCGGGCTGTTTTTAATTCAATGTTATTATCATGGAAGGATATCCTGTCAAAGGGTTAATCCCTGAAAATGAGTGGTATTACCAACCCATAAAATTATGCGCCAAAAACAGGAAAAGAACATCGGAAGTGCAAATGATAAACAACCGGTCCGGCAATTTCCCGATTTTTAGCTTTTTTTGAAGGTTGACCACATTAAAATCTGCAATCAGAACCGTACATTTGTTGAAAGACCCCGGCAGATCAGTCAAAAACACGGTATATTCAATTGAAAAGGTCTTTTCCCGGTTTCCCTTTCTTACAAATCCGCCATTTTAACGCAACAGGTTAAACGTCAACAGTATGAAAGCGTTAGAAATATCCGAACCCATCAAACATCATATTCAGACGGCGATGAATGGCGATGCCCAATCGTTTGGGGCGGCATTTCAATGGTTTCGACCCTATCTTTACCTTCATGCCCTTCGGGTTTGCGGTAATTCCGGCAATGCTCAGGATGCCCTTCAAGACACCTTTATTTCTGCTTTTACGAATATCCACACACTGCGCCAACATGCTTCATTCTATCCGTGGTTGAAGAAAATTTTGCTCAACCATTGCCATTTATTGTTGAGAAAAGAAAAATCGCTGCACCGGTTGCAGCGTTTTGCCGGAACGGACTCTGACATTTACGACAGTATCCACCTGCAATTTGACCAAAGCTCCAACCAACAGGTTTTATATTCGTTGATAAGCCGGTTGTCGGGCGAACTTCAATCCTGCCTGATTTTGAGATATTTCAGCAGTTTCAACAGCTACGAAGAAATAGCCGTCATTTTGGGCATTCCGGTCGGAACGGTTCGAAGCAGGTTGTCGGCTGCAAGAGAAAAACTGTCCTCGCTTTATCGTATTCATCAGGATGCCGGAAATAAAGCGATGAACCGGTCAAAAGAATGGTCGGATTACTACCGGTATTCGATGGAAAACCTTTATAAAGATACGTCCATCCGAAACCAATTTTTCAGGCACTTCAACCCAAGCTTAAAAGTTCGTTTTACAAGTGGTAAAATGGCAACGGGCAGCTCAATTGTTGAAAATGAAATTTTAGACGACTTAAATCATGGATCAAAATTAAACATTTCCGATATAAACAGTTGCGAAAACCTCTCAGTGGTTGAAGGGTTTAACGTCAATTCTTCTGAATTTCCCGGCCGTTGTGCCTCCACTACGGTTTTGGTATTTTTTCGAACAAACAACCTCGTCAGCCATCTCCATATTTTTGACTCTGCCCGAGATACCGTCCGGTAAAAATTTTATCTGCCCCAATCCGAACTTTTAAAAGACCTGCTGTATCTACATGCAGTTTTTAAATTCAATGCCTGACATCTCTTTGACAAAAGCTATTTTAATGGTTTTACATACTAACCTATCTGTTTAAAACAATTGCGATATGGAAAAAGATAAAATCATCGAAGAAGTCATTCAGGCAGAAC
This is a stretch of genomic DNA from Sphingobacteriales bacterium. It encodes these proteins:
- a CDS encoding PaaI family thioesterase, whose product is MQFIPKDNNYKERVIKSFARQKFMEHIQAQLGLIEPGYCEIQVLYNINITQQHAFFHAGIVGTVADNAAGYAAFSLMQNNSSVLTVEFKLNLLSPAKGELLIGKSRVLKYGKTLTVCRSDVFVVNNGLEKLCAASQSTLIELPNREDF
- a CDS encoding DUF1835 domain-containing protein, producing the protein MTPFHILNGDSLATQLSQTTIPPDFIVCRECLIVGDVSAGNLDEFWEKRAMFISSTYRVSPQEYKTRTVSELNKLNNLPRNAEVCLWFENDLFCQVNLWFVLFLLSNRSDLTLYRIFPITDNEADRWKGFGIATPEILEQAYLDKVLFEPKDLELGINLWIAYQHHNLGLLTTLSKLKSRCFRFLEEVCRAHTDRFPADHTLGRPERFVQELINSQAADFQTVFSVFSEKEGIYGFGDSQLKTIYDSLR
- a CDS encoding T9SS type A sorting domain-containing protein, coding for MKLRHLLLIPFLNFFLTLQAQQVNQISIFPENPAENDSIIIVSDLSYFGECSYGMVYSYQTMIEDTMILIIPTYCGYWLTTPCNSIDTFKIGVFPVGNYTLRIEYHQGSVCPISGFDATIASFDTVLTVTGTTGLSMPETQEPALFIYPNPAGNQIIVDLTEFENLSGFLLIITNLSGQTVFQSPVHQTRFYTDTSNWEKGMYWISVINPKGKIVAKRKFVIQ
- a CDS encoding RNA polymerase sigma factor, with product MKALEISEPIKHHIQTAMNGDAQSFGAAFQWFRPYLYLHALRVCGNSGNAQDALQDTFISAFTNIHTLRQHASFYPWLKKILLNHCHLLLRKEKSLHRLQRFAGTDSDIYDSIHLQFDQSSNQQVLYSLISRLSGELQSCLILRYFSSFNSYEEIAVILGIPVGTVRSRLSAAREKLSSLYRIHQDAGNKAMNRSKEWSDYYRYSMENLYKDTSIRNQFFRHFNPSLKVRFTSGKMATGSSIVENEILDDLNHGSKLNISDINSCENLSVVEGFNVNSSEFPGRCASTTVLVFFRTNNLVSHLHIFDSARDTVR